The following are encoded in a window of Providencia rettgeri genomic DNA:
- a CDS encoding DEAD/DEAH family ATP-dependent RNA helicase: MTTETDISFADLGLSASILTALNDLGYEKPSPIQQQCIPLLMDGNDVLGMAQTGSGKTAAFSLPLLHNIDADLKAPQILVLAPTRELAVQVAEAMSDFSKHMNRVNVVALYGGQRYDVQLRALRQGPQIVVGTPGRLLDHLKRGTLDLSKLKGLVLDEADEMLRMGFIEDVENIMSQIPAEHQTALFSATMPEPIRRITRRFMKDPKEIRIQASITTRPDIAQSYWTVYGMRKNEALVRFLEAEDFDAAIIFVRTKNATLEVAEALERNGYNSAALNGDMNQALREQTLERLKDGRLDILIATDVAARGLDVERISLVVNYDIPMDAESYVHRIGRTGRAGRAGRALLFVENRERRLLRNVERTMKLTIPEVELPDAELLSQRRQAKFADKIQQQLESSDLDQYRSLLAKMSPSEDVDMETLAAALLKMAQGERALILPPDAPRRPRREFNDRDDRRRDRNGNGFDRAERGERGGRRERRDVGDMEMYRIEVGRDDGVEVRHIVGAIANEADISSRYIGNIKLYGTHSTIELPKGMPTDVLTHLSRARILNKPTQMQLIGDAQPFERRGGERRGGSRREGGSEGGFGAGRRNDRGGERRGGGERRGGGNRDRGNSAPRQDGNNAAPRRRSSSHNA; this comes from the coding sequence ATGACTACTGAGACCGATATTTCTTTTGCTGATTTAGGTTTATCAGCATCTATTTTGACAGCACTGAACGACCTGGGATATGAAAAACCCTCTCCAATCCAGCAACAATGTATTCCATTGTTAATGGATGGCAACGATGTATTAGGTATGGCGCAAACAGGTAGCGGTAAAACCGCTGCGTTTAGTTTGCCATTACTGCACAATATCGATGCAGATTTAAAAGCGCCACAAATTTTAGTGCTGGCGCCAACTCGTGAGTTAGCTGTGCAAGTTGCGGAAGCAATGAGCGATTTCTCTAAACATATGAACCGCGTAAACGTTGTTGCCTTATATGGTGGCCAACGTTATGACGTACAATTACGTGCATTACGTCAAGGCCCACAAATTGTTGTGGGTACGCCAGGTCGTCTGCTTGACCACCTGAAACGTGGCACGTTAGATTTATCTAAATTAAAAGGCTTAGTTTTAGACGAAGCTGATGAAATGCTGCGCATGGGCTTTATTGAAGATGTTGAAAACATCATGAGCCAAATTCCAGCAGAACACCAAACTGCGCTGTTCTCTGCAACCATGCCTGAACCGATTCGTCGTATTACACGTCGTTTTATGAAAGATCCGAAAGAAATTCGTATTCAGGCTAGCATTACAACTCGTCCAGACATTGCTCAAAGCTATTGGACTGTGTATGGCATGCGTAAAAACGAAGCATTAGTGCGCTTTTTAGAAGCAGAAGATTTTGATGCAGCGATTATTTTCGTGCGCACTAAAAATGCAACCTTAGAAGTGGCTGAAGCGCTAGAGCGTAATGGTTATAACAGTGCGGCCCTAAATGGCGATATGAACCAAGCACTGCGTGAGCAAACGTTAGAGCGCTTAAAAGATGGCCGCTTGGATATTTTGATCGCAACTGATGTTGCGGCACGTGGTCTGGATGTTGAACGCATTAGTTTAGTCGTTAACTATGACATCCCAATGGATGCGGAATCTTACGTTCACCGTATCGGTCGTACAGGGCGTGCGGGTCGTGCAGGTCGTGCATTACTGTTTGTTGAAAACCGTGAGCGTCGTCTGCTGCGTAACGTTGAGCGCACCATGAAGCTGACTATTCCTGAAGTTGAATTGCCAGATGCTGAGTTGCTAAGTCAACGTCGTCAAGCGAAATTCGCGGATAAAATTCAACAGCAATTAGAAAGCAGCGATTTAGACCAATACCGTTCACTGTTAGCAAAAATGTCTCCATCAGAAGATGTCGACATGGAAACTTTAGCCGCAGCATTGTTAAAAATGGCTCAAGGTGAGCGTGCGCTGATCCTGCCACCTGATGCACCGCGCCGTCCACGTCGTGAATTTAATGATCGCGATGATCGCCGCCGTGACCGTAATGGTAACGGTTTTGACCGTGCTGAACGAGGTGAACGTGGTGGTCGCCGTGAACGCCGTGATGTTGGTGATATGGAAATGTACCGTATCGAAGTGGGGCGTGATGATGGTGTAGAAGTTCGTCACATTGTTGGTGCAATTGCAAACGAAGCAGATATCAGCAGCCGTTATATCGGTAATATCAAATTGTACGGAACTCACTCTACAATCGAATTACCAAAAGGTATGCCAACTGATGTGCTGACTCACTTAAGCCGTGCTCGCATTTTGAATAAACCAACGCAAATGCAACTGATCGGCGATGCACAGCCATTCGAACGCCGTGGTGGCGAACGTCGTGGTGGTTCACGTCGTGAAGGCGGTAGTGAAGGTGGTTTCGGTGCAGGTCGTCGTAATGATCGCGGCGGCGAGCGTCGCGGGGGTGGTGAACGCCGTGGCGGTGGTAACCGTGACCGTGGTAACTCAGCGCCACGTCAAGATGGTAATAATGCAGCTCCACGTCGTCGTAGCAGCAGCCATAACGCGTAA
- the nlpI gene encoding lipoprotein NlpI, with protein MLNSICLRVRDYRTLQRVLLALIFFVIIGCSSKDWRKNEVFAVPLQPSLQQEVILARMEQILASRSLTDDEYAQLLYERGVLYDSLGLRALARNDFSTALAIRPDIPEVFNFLGIYFTQAGNYDAAYEAFDSVLELDPTYNFARMNRGIALYYGGRYKLAQDDLLAYYQIDPNDPFRTLWLYLVEKNIDPRMAQDNLAARYNQAEKGQWGWNIVEFYLGNINEDTLMARLKETSTDNTSLAEHLSETNFYLGKHYLSLGDKDSAVALFKLTVANNAHSFVEHRYALLELALLGQEQDDLLESGQQ; from the coding sequence ATGTTGAACAGTATCTGTCTTCGGGTGAGAGATTATCGCACGCTCCAGCGTGTGCTCTTGGCGCTTATCTTTTTTGTTATTATTGGATGTAGTAGCAAAGATTGGCGAAAGAACGAGGTGTTTGCCGTTCCACTTCAACCTTCATTACAACAAGAAGTGATATTGGCGCGTATGGAACAAATCCTTGCGAGCCGATCTTTAACCGATGATGAGTACGCACAGCTTTTATATGAGCGCGGTGTGTTGTATGATAGTCTCGGTTTAAGGGCGTTAGCGCGTAACGATTTTTCGACTGCGTTAGCCATACGTCCTGATATTCCTGAAGTTTTTAATTTTTTAGGGATATACTTTACGCAGGCAGGCAATTATGATGCTGCCTATGAAGCGTTTGATTCTGTTTTAGAGCTTGATCCAACTTACAATTTCGCGCGGATGAATCGTGGCATCGCATTATATTACGGTGGACGATACAAACTAGCGCAGGATGATCTGCTGGCGTATTATCAGATAGATCCAAATGATCCTTTTCGCACTCTATGGCTTTATCTCGTAGAGAAAAACATAGATCCGCGTATGGCACAAGATAATCTTGCTGCCCGCTACAACCAAGCGGAGAAAGGGCAATGGGGCTGGAATATCGTAGAGTTCTATCTTGGCAACATCAATGAAGATACATTGATGGCGCGTTTGAAAGAAACTTCTACGGATAACACTTCGCTCGCTGAGCATCTCAGTGAAACTAACTTCTATTTAGGTAAGCATTACCTAAGTCTGGGGGATAAGGATAGCGCAGTTGCGTTATTCAAACTGACGGTAGCTAACAACGCTCACAGCTTTGTTGAACACCGCTATGCATTGTTGGAATTGGCGCTGTTAGGCCAAGAACAAGACGACCTTTTAGAATCGGGCCAGCAATAG
- the pnp gene encoding polyribonucleotide nucleotidyltransferase, producing MLNPIVRKFQYGQHTVSIETGMIARQASAAVMVNMDDTAVFVTAVAQKKVKEGQDFFPLTVNYQERSYAAGRIPGSFFRREGRPGEGETLIARLIDRPLRPLFPEGFLNEIQIIATVVSVNPQVNPDIVAMIGASAVLALSGVPFNGPIGAARVGFINDQYVLNPTADELKNSRLDLVVAGTDNAVLMVESEADLLSEEQMLGAVVFGHDQQQVVIQNINELVKEAGKEKWDWQPEPVNQALHDRVAELAESRLGDAYRITEKQERYAQVDLIKEDVIAALVAEDENVDVSEVSEILANLEKQVVRSRVIRGEPRIDGREKDMVRALDVRTGVLPRTHGSALFTRGETQALVTATLGTERDAQVIDQLMGEYTDRFLFHYNFPPYSVGETGMVGSPKRREIGHGRLAKRGVLAVMPDHADFPYTVRVVSEITESNGSSSMASVCGASLALMDAGVPIKAAVAGIAMGLVKEGDDFVVLSDILGDEDHLGDMDFKVAGSREGISALQMDIKIEGITREIMQVALNQAKGARLHILGTMEQAINSPRKEISEFAPRIYTIRINPDKIKDVIGKGGAVIRALTEETGTTIEIEDDGTVKIAATDGLKAKEAIRRIEDITAEVEVGRIYPGKVTRIVDFGAFVAIGGGKEGLVHISQIADKRVEKVTDYLQMGQEVPVKVLEIDRQGRIRLSMKEAVVPTEEEGTQPQDSAE from the coding sequence GTGTTAAATCCTATTGTTCGTAAATTCCAATATGGTCAACATACCGTCTCCATTGAAACAGGCATGATTGCTCGTCAAGCATCAGCCGCAGTTATGGTTAATATGGATGACACCGCAGTATTTGTGACTGCGGTAGCGCAGAAAAAAGTTAAAGAAGGCCAAGATTTTTTCCCTTTAACTGTTAACTACCAAGAGCGTTCTTACGCTGCAGGTCGTATCCCAGGTAGCTTCTTCCGCCGTGAAGGTCGTCCTGGTGAAGGCGAAACATTAATCGCTCGTTTGATTGACCGCCCTCTGCGTCCTTTGTTCCCAGAAGGTTTCTTAAATGAAATTCAAATCATCGCTACCGTTGTTTCTGTTAACCCACAAGTTAACCCAGACATCGTTGCCATGATTGGTGCTTCTGCAGTATTAGCACTATCTGGTGTCCCATTTAATGGCCCTATTGGTGCTGCACGTGTTGGTTTTATCAATGATCAATATGTACTGAACCCAACGGCAGATGAACTGAAAAACAGCCGCTTAGATTTAGTGGTTGCAGGTACGGATAATGCCGTGTTGATGGTTGAATCTGAAGCTGATTTGTTAAGTGAAGAACAAATGTTAGGGGCTGTGGTATTTGGCCATGACCAACAACAAGTTGTTATTCAGAACATCAATGAGTTAGTTAAAGAAGCGGGCAAAGAGAAATGGGATTGGCAGCCAGAGCCAGTTAACCAAGCGCTGCATGACCGTGTTGCTGAATTAGCAGAAAGTCGTTTAGGTGACGCTTATCGCATCACTGAGAAACAAGAGCGTTACGCGCAAGTTGATTTAATCAAAGAAGATGTTATCGCAGCTTTAGTTGCTGAAGACGAAAACGTCGATGTATCTGAAGTATCTGAGATCCTGGCTAACCTAGAAAAACAAGTTGTTCGTTCCCGTGTTATTCGCGGTGAGCCACGTATCGATGGTCGTGAAAAAGACATGGTGCGTGCACTGGATGTCCGTACTGGTGTGTTACCACGTACTCACGGTTCTGCGTTGTTCACCCGTGGTGAAACTCAGGCACTGGTAACGGCCACTCTGGGTACAGAGCGTGATGCACAGGTTATCGACCAATTAATGGGCGAATACACTGATCGCTTCTTATTCCATTACAACTTCCCTCCATACTCAGTTGGTGAAACTGGCATGGTGGGTTCACCAAAACGTCGTGAAATCGGTCATGGTCGTTTAGCGAAACGTGGTGTGTTGGCTGTGATGCCAGATCACGCTGATTTCCCATACACAGTCCGTGTTGTATCTGAGATCACTGAATCTAACGGTTCATCATCAATGGCATCTGTATGTGGTGCATCATTAGCACTGATGGATGCGGGTGTGCCAATTAAAGCTGCTGTTGCAGGTATTGCAATGGGGCTGGTAAAAGAAGGTGATGATTTCGTTGTGCTGTCTGACATCTTAGGTGATGAAGACCACTTAGGTGATATGGACTTTAAAGTTGCAGGTAGCCGCGAAGGTATCAGCGCACTGCAAATGGATATCAAAATCGAAGGTATCACACGTGAAATCATGCAAGTTGCTTTAAACCAAGCAAAAGGTGCCCGTCTGCACATTCTTGGTACAATGGAACAAGCAATCAACAGCCCACGTAAAGAAATCTCTGAATTTGCGCCACGTATTTATACTATCCGCATTAATCCAGACAAAATCAAAGATGTCATCGGTAAAGGTGGTGCAGTGATCCGTGCGCTAACGGAAGAAACTGGCACAACGATCGAAATCGAAGATGATGGTACTGTGAAGATTGCGGCAACTGATGGTCTGAAAGCGAAGGAAGCAATTCGTCGCATCGAAGACATTACTGCTGAAGTTGAAGTGGGTCGCATTTACCCAGGCAAAGTAACGCGTATCGTTGATTTCGGTGCATTCGTTGCAATCGGTGGTGGTAAAGAAGGTCTGGTTCACATTTCTCAAATCGCAGACAAACGCGTTGAGAAAGTCACTGACTATCTGCAAATGGGTCAAGAAGTTCCTGTTAAGGTATTAGAAATTGACCGTCAAGGTCGTATTCGCCTGAGCATGAAAGAAGCGGTTGTGCCAACTGAAGAAGAAGGCACACAGCCACAGGACTCAGCAGAGTAA